One stretch of Candidatus Dormiibacterota bacterium DNA includes these proteins:
- a CDS encoding CPBP family intramembrane glutamic endopeptidase, translating to MERRLAGPGVPSPPDGAAWRRPLLALVIAAASLAAVLLGPRLFDTDPVGVDPFDARLAAVALVLAGVAMAWARLAEMRGVLLAVAAVVLPYCLWSATPRALGLLLGGRISFDAEVLGADGVYVAATLAIAAVAVRRLPARWRPRLRLLTARPLALAVAVLGVAAVVGIALALPAEPLGRLGIPVAAVRRDLPLLGPAYVLQAAAQELQFRGLLLGVLERTMRPAAANLAQALLFGLAHIAVLYEGPAAALVPVTVVLGLVLGALTRWTGSLWPAIAIHSALEVGVAVAVIPGLYGQ from the coding sequence ATGGAGCGTCGCCTCGCCGGGCCCGGCGTCCCCTCCCCCCCGGACGGAGCGGCCTGGCGCCGGCCGCTGCTCGCGCTCGTGATCGCCGCGGCGTCGCTGGCGGCGGTGCTCCTCGGCCCCCGGCTCTTCGACACCGATCCGGTGGGCGTGGATCCCTTCGACGCCCGCCTGGCGGCGGTCGCGCTGGTGCTCGCCGGTGTGGCCATGGCCTGGGCACGGCTCGCCGAGATGCGCGGCGTCCTCCTGGCGGTGGCCGCGGTGGTCCTGCCCTACTGCCTCTGGTCGGCCACCCCGCGCGCGCTCGGGCTGCTCCTCGGCGGCCGGATCTCCTTCGACGCCGAGGTGCTCGGCGCCGACGGGGTCTACGTCGCCGCCACCCTGGCGATCGCCGCGGTGGCGGTGCGCCGGCTGCCGGCGCGGTGGCGGCCGCGGCTGCGGCTGCTCACCGCCCGGCCACTCGCCCTCGCCGTGGCCGTCCTCGGCGTCGCCGCGGTGGTGGGCATCGCCCTGGCGCTGCCCGCCGAGCCGCTGGGCCGGCTCGGCATCCCGGTGGCGGCGGTGCGCCGCGACCTGCCCCTGCTCGGGCCCGCCTACGTGCTCCAGGCCGCCGCCCAGGAGCTGCAGTTCCGCGGGCTGCTGCTCGGCGTCCTGGAGCGCACCATGCGCCCGGCGGCGGCGAACCTGGCCCAGGCGCTGCTCTTCGGCCTCGCCCACATCGCGGTGCTCTACGAGGGGCCGGCCGCGGCGCTGGTCCCGGTCACCGTCGTGCTCGGCCTGGTGCTGGGCGCGCTCACCCGCTGGACCGGCTCGCTGTGGCCGGCGATCGCCATCCACTCCGCCCTCGAGGTCGGCGTCGCCGTCGCCGTCATCCCCGGCCTCTATGGCCAGTGA
- a CDS encoding thioredoxin domain-containing protein, giving the protein MPNRLAGETSPYLLQHRDNPVDWWPWCDEAFEEARRLDKPVLLSVGYSACHWCHVMAHESFENPEIAAVQNELFVSIKVDREERPDVDGIYMQAVVALTGQGGWPMTVFLTPRGVPFYGGTYFPPEDRMQMRGFPSILRAVAQAYREQPEAVDQTGTQLRQALAPPRLPEGELSAAPLDEACRKLVEDTDPRYGGFGRAPKFPHAAALDLLLRRHRAGGDAGLWQAASVTLDRMARGGIYDQVGGGFHRYSVDGQWAVPHFEKMLYDNAQLAPVYLHAWQLTGEERWRRVTTEVVDYALREMRLPGGGFASSQDADSDGEEGRFFVWTPAQLREVLGDEDGALAARIFGVVPGGNFEHGATVLSLPFPLEQVAVTLDLDAAAMRELVDGIRARLYEAREQRVHPGRDDKVVTSWNAMMLRALAEVGGALDRPDYVDAARELGGFLLDQLVRDGVVLRTWKDGAAKITGFLEDVATLVDALLTLYEVTGEPRWYASARELAGGMVERYHEPSAGFYDTAVDGDPLLVRPRTLDDNAVPAGRSTAALALLRLALLSGESRWREVAERTVAPLAAAIGRAPVGLGNLAWALDLALADTREVAVAGDPAAPDTLEMVRAVLGAWHPWRVLAWGEADGVPLLADRPPVDGRATAYVCRGFVCDAPTTEVEQLRAALEVRAGG; this is encoded by the coding sequence ATGCCGAACCGCCTCGCCGGAGAGACCAGCCCCTACCTGCTCCAGCACCGGGACAACCCGGTCGACTGGTGGCCCTGGTGCGACGAGGCCTTCGAGGAGGCCCGGCGGCTCGACAAGCCGGTGCTGCTGAGCGTCGGCTACAGCGCCTGCCACTGGTGCCACGTGATGGCCCACGAGTCCTTCGAGAACCCCGAGATCGCGGCGGTGCAGAACGAGCTCTTCGTGAGCATCAAGGTGGATCGCGAGGAGCGGCCCGACGTCGACGGCATCTACATGCAGGCGGTGGTCGCGCTCACCGGCCAGGGCGGCTGGCCGATGACGGTCTTCCTCACCCCGCGCGGCGTCCCGTTCTACGGCGGCACCTACTTCCCGCCCGAGGACCGGATGCAGATGCGCGGCTTCCCCAGCATCCTGCGTGCCGTCGCCCAGGCCTACCGCGAGCAGCCCGAGGCGGTCGACCAGACCGGCACCCAGCTCCGCCAGGCGCTGGCGCCGCCCCGGCTGCCCGAGGGCGAGCTGAGCGCGGCGCCGCTCGACGAGGCCTGCCGCAAGCTGGTGGAGGACACCGACCCGCGATACGGCGGCTTCGGCCGGGCGCCGAAGTTCCCCCACGCCGCCGCCCTCGACCTGCTGCTGCGCCGCCACCGCGCCGGTGGCGACGCCGGCCTCTGGCAGGCGGCCTCGGTGACCCTCGACCGGATGGCCCGGGGCGGGATCTACGACCAGGTCGGCGGCGGCTTCCACCGCTACTCGGTCGACGGTCAGTGGGCGGTGCCCCACTTCGAGAAGATGCTCTACGACAACGCCCAGCTGGCGCCGGTGTACCTCCATGCCTGGCAGCTCACCGGCGAGGAGCGGTGGCGGCGGGTGACCACCGAGGTGGTCGACTACGCGCTCCGCGAGATGCGCCTGCCCGGGGGCGGGTTCGCCTCCTCCCAGGACGCCGACAGCGACGGCGAGGAGGGGAGGTTCTTCGTCTGGACGCCGGCACAGCTCCGCGAGGTGCTCGGCGACGAGGACGGGGCCCTGGCGGCGCGGATCTTCGGCGTCGTCCCCGGCGGCAACTTCGAGCACGGCGCCACCGTGCTCTCGCTGCCCTTCCCGCTCGAGCAGGTCGCGGTCACCCTCGACCTCGACGCCGCCGCGATGCGCGAGCTGGTGGACGGGATCCGCGCCCGGCTGTACGAGGCCCGCGAGCAGCGGGTGCACCCCGGGCGCGACGACAAGGTGGTCACCTCCTGGAACGCGATGATGCTGCGCGCCCTCGCCGAGGTCGGCGGCGCCCTCGACCGCCCCGACTACGTCGACGCCGCCCGCGAGCTCGGCGGCTTCCTCCTCGACCAGCTGGTGCGCGACGGCGTCGTGCTCCGCACCTGGAAGGACGGCGCGGCCAAGATCACCGGGTTCCTCGAGGACGTCGCCACCCTGGTCGACGCCCTCCTCACCCTCTACGAGGTGACCGGCGAGCCGCGCTGGTATGCGAGCGCCCGAGAGCTCGCCGGCGGCATGGTGGAGCGCTACCACGAGCCCTCCGCCGGCTTCTACGACACCGCGGTGGACGGCGACCCGCTGCTGGTCCGCCCCCGCACCCTCGACGACAACGCGGTGCCGGCGGGCCGCTCGACCGCGGCGCTGGCGCTGCTGCGGCTGGCGCTGCTCAGCGGCGAGTCGCGCTGGCGCGAGGTCGCCGAGCGCACCGTGGCGCCGCTCGCCGCCGCCATCGGCCGCGCCCCGGTCGGGCTGGGCAACCTCGCCTGGGCGCTCGACCTCGCCCTCGCCGACACCCGCGAGGTGGCCGTCGCCGGTGACCCCGCCGCCCCGGACACCCTCGAGATGGTCCGTGCGGTGCTCGGCGCCTGGCATCCCTGGCGGGTGCTGGCCTGGGGCGAGGCCGACGGCGTCCCGCTGCTCGCCGACCGTCCGCCGGTCGACGGCCGGGCGACCGCGTACGTCTGCCGCGGCTTCGTCTGCGACGCCCCCACCACCGAGGTGGAGCAGCTGCGCGCCGCCCTCGAGGTGCGCGCCGGGGGCTGA
- a CDS encoding adenylosuccinate synthase: MSVTILVGGQWGDEGKGKVIDLLADGVEMVVRSQGGNNAGHTVVSGGREFRFQLIPSGILYPQVTCVIGHGMVVDPGAFLRELDTLRGQGISTDNLFISDRAHMVMPYHPALDKLGEHQRGDDRLGTTARGIGPTYEDKVRRIGFRIGDLQKPKFMEKKLRFVLRLKNEALTRLYGVDPFDEQAILDEYMQYGELLDRHIRDIYPIVHGAIARGDRILLEGAQGVMLDIDLGTYPYVTSSAPTAGGACTGSGIPPSRISKTIGVFKAYTTRVGYGPFPTELHDGLGDRIREVGAEFGTVTGRARRVGWFDAAVARYAVNTNGVDAMFVTKLDVLDNVDPIRICTGYLSKGEAWDHPMANISHLKHLEGVYEEMPGWRSPTRDCRRLEDLPAAARAYITRLGEVSGAPVEGVSVGPDREHTIVLGPLIP; encoded by the coding sequence ATGAGCGTGACGATTCTGGTCGGCGGCCAGTGGGGTGACGAGGGGAAGGGGAAGGTCATCGACCTCCTCGCCGACGGCGTCGAGATGGTGGTCCGCTCCCAGGGGGGGAACAACGCCGGCCACACCGTGGTCAGCGGGGGACGCGAGTTCCGCTTCCAGCTCATCCCCAGCGGCATCCTCTACCCCCAGGTCACCTGCGTGATCGGCCACGGCATGGTGGTCGACCCCGGGGCCTTCCTCCGCGAGCTCGACACCCTCCGCGGCCAGGGCATCAGCACCGACAACCTCTTCATCAGTGACCGGGCCCACATGGTGATGCCCTATCACCCCGCCCTGGACAAGCTCGGCGAGCACCAGCGCGGCGACGACCGGCTCGGCACCACGGCCCGCGGCATCGGTCCCACCTACGAGGACAAGGTGCGCCGGATCGGCTTCCGCATCGGCGACCTCCAGAAGCCGAAGTTCATGGAGAAGAAGCTCCGTTTCGTGCTCCGGCTCAAGAACGAGGCGCTCACCAGGCTCTACGGCGTCGACCCCTTCGACGAGCAGGCGATCCTCGACGAGTACATGCAGTACGGCGAGCTGCTCGACCGCCACATCCGCGACATCTACCCGATCGTCCACGGCGCCATCGCCCGCGGCGACCGCATCCTCCTCGAGGGCGCCCAGGGGGTGATGCTCGACATCGACCTGGGCACCTACCCCTACGTCACCTCCTCGGCGCCGACCGCGGGCGGGGCCTGCACCGGCAGCGGCATCCCCCCCTCGCGGATCTCGAAGACGATCGGGGTCTTCAAGGCGTACACCACCCGGGTGGGCTACGGTCCCTTCCCGACCGAGCTCCACGACGGCCTCGGCGACCGCATCCGCGAGGTCGGGGCCGAGTTCGGCACCGTCACCGGGCGGGCGCGGCGGGTGGGCTGGTTCGACGCCGCGGTGGCCCGCTACGCGGTGAACACCAACGGCGTGGACGCGATGTTCGTCACCAAGCTGGACGTTCTCGACAACGTCGACCCGATCAGGATCTGCACCGGCTACCTCAGCAAGGGCGAGGCCTGGGACCACCCCATGGCCAACATCTCCCACCTCAAGCACCTCGAGGGGGTGTACGAGGAGATGCCCGGCTGGCGGTCGCCGACCCGCGACTGCCGGCGGCTGGAGGACCTGCCCGCCGCGGCCCGCGCCTACATCACCCGTCTCGGCGAGGTGAGCGGCGCGCCGGTGGAGGGGGTCTCGGTCGGGCCCGACCGTGAGCACACCATCGTCCTCGGGCCGCTGATCCCATAG